One genomic segment of Bradyrhizobium diazoefficiens includes these proteins:
- the minE gene encoding cell division topological specificity factor MinE: MSMGLLRLLRGNKASSAPVARERLQILLAHERGLRGQPDLLGVLREEILAVVSRHVTLDPTKVIVRLERGDEVSTLEVDIEVPNDFERKKVAVA, encoded by the coding sequence ATGAGCATGGGTCTGCTCCGGCTTCTTCGCGGCAACAAGGCCTCGTCTGCACCGGTCGCGCGCGAACGGTTGCAGATCCTGCTTGCGCATGAACGCGGACTGCGCGGCCAGCCCGATCTGCTCGGTGTGCTGCGCGAGGAAATTCTGGCCGTCGTCTCCAGGCATGTCACGCTGGATCCGACCAAGGTCATCGTCCGGCTCGAGCGCGGCGACGAGGTGTCGACCCTCGAGGTCGATATCGAGGTCCCCAACGATTTCGAGCGCAAGAAGGTCGCGGTCGCGTAG